One region of Chryseobacterium sp. C-71 genomic DNA includes:
- a CDS encoding DUF6814 family protein yields the protein MNGLKKILGIVWILAALIVAYFGITVMGIPKITSGKQEDLVFGIIILFVLVPIVTGGLAIFGYYSLIGEYSDEK from the coding sequence ATGAACGGATTAAAAAAAATATTAGGCATTGTATGGATTTTAGCCGCCTTAATCGTTGCCTACTTCGGAATAACAGTGATGGGCATCCCTAAAATCACATCAGGCAAACAGGAAGATTTGGTATTCGGCATCATTATACTTTTTGTATTGGTTCCGATTGTCACAGGCGGATTGGCCATCTTCGGATATTATTCCTTGATTGGAGAATATTCTGACGAGAAATAA
- a CDS encoding MFS transporter, which translates to MSEQHHDVYENMTDKQKNRTIWSVITASSLGTLIEWYDFYIFGSLAVVLATKFFPADNPTAAFLSTLATFAAGFVVRPFGALFFGRLGDIIGRKYTFLVTLLIMGFSTFLIGCIPGYETIGFMAPVLVLILRLLQGLALGGEYGGAATYVAEYSQPHRRGYWTSWIQTTATAGLFISLIVILITKNTLSAEDFDSWGWRVPFWISILMVGVSYFIRKNMKESPLFAKAKSEGKTSKNPLKESFGNKFNFKFVLLALFGAAMGQGVIWYTGQFYAMSFLQKVMNINSMQVDYLMATALLMGTPFFVFFGWLSDKIGRKAIMMTGMLVAILAYRPIYDAMYKSVNIEAKTVADNGIKETRVAAVHKTIASDSLVTFHKQTAYTDGTLIKKDSIVHWSAAGPVMKDGKAEEPKVSTAITLNDDTRWYLVFLVFVQVIFVTMVYGPIAAFLVEMFPVRIRYTSMSLPYHIGNGVFGGLLPAVATYLVTSGKDAGHATWYLQGLWYPIGVAAVCLVIGLIYLKNKNNNIHD; encoded by the coding sequence ATGAGCGAACAACACCACGATGTTTACGAGAATATGACAGATAAGCAGAAAAACCGCACCATCTGGAGCGTCATCACCGCATCGTCCCTCGGAACCTTGATAGAATGGTATGATTTCTATATTTTCGGAAGTCTGGCAGTCGTTTTGGCGACTAAATTCTTTCCGGCAGACAATCCTACCGCAGCATTTTTATCTACGCTCGCAACTTTTGCAGCCGGATTTGTAGTCAGACCTTTCGGAGCCTTATTTTTCGGAAGATTGGGAGACATTATCGGAAGGAAATACACTTTCTTAGTTACGTTATTGATCATGGGATTCTCAACCTTCCTGATCGGATGTATTCCGGGATATGAAACCATCGGATTTATGGCGCCGGTTTTAGTTTTAATTTTAAGACTTTTACAGGGATTAGCTTTAGGTGGAGAGTACGGCGGAGCAGCAACTTATGTCGCAGAATACTCGCAGCCACACAGAAGAGGTTACTGGACTTCCTGGATTCAGACTACCGCTACAGCAGGGCTTTTCATTTCATTGATTGTTATTTTAATTACTAAAAATACACTTTCAGCAGAAGATTTTGATTCTTGGGGATGGAGGGTTCCGTTCTGGATTTCAATCTTAATGGTTGGAGTTTCTTATTTTATCAGAAAAAACATGAAGGAATCTCCTCTTTTTGCGAAGGCTAAAAGTGAAGGGAAAACTTCAAAAAATCCTTTAAAAGAAAGTTTTGGAAATAAATTTAATTTCAAATTTGTTTTGCTTGCCTTATTCGGAGCTGCAATGGGACAAGGGGTGATCTGGTACACAGGACAGTTTTACGCAATGAGTTTTCTCCAAAAAGTGATGAATATCAATTCGATGCAGGTCGATTATCTGATGGCAACAGCATTACTGATGGGAACACCTTTCTTTGTGTTTTTCGGTTGGCTTTCAGATAAAATTGGTCGAAAAGCGATTATGATGACCGGAATGCTGGTCGCAATTTTAGCCTACAGACCGATTTACGATGCAATGTACAAAAGCGTGAATATTGAGGCAAAAACCGTGGCAGACAATGGGATTAAAGAAACAAGAGTTGCGGCAGTGCACAAAACTATTGCATCAGACAGTTTAGTTACATTCCATAAACAAACAGCTTATACAGACGGAACTTTAATTAAAAAAGACAGTATCGTTCACTGGTCAGCCGCCGGCCCAGTAATGAAAGACGGAAAAGCTGAAGAGCCAAAAGTTTCGACAGCAATTACTTTAAATGACGACACAAGATGGTATTTGGTCTTCCTTGTATTTGTTCAAGTAATTTTTGTGACGATGGTTTACGGTCCGATTGCAGCATTTTTGGTTGAAATGTTCCCAGTGAGAATCCGCTACACATCGATGTCTTTGCCATATCACATTGGTAATGGGGTTTTTGGAGGATTGCTTCCCGCAGTAGCGACTTATCTCGTAACTTCCGGAAAAGATGCAGGTCATGCGACGTGGTATCTGCAGGGACTTTGGTATCCGATTGGAGTTGCCGCCGTCTGTTTAGTCATCGGATTGATTTATCTTAAAAATAAGAACAACAATATCCACGATTAA
- a CDS encoding porin yields the protein MKKILSFIGLALISSSVYSQGSPDYGNGLKINLNPEGDKYVRFILWDQFWIRNTKMNPGSMVGGEPTDNTWNLGNRRARILAYAQITKRYMIVTHIGINNQTFINGGATGTTGTGGYGNGKKPQLFFHDAWNEYAVVMPGDAGKFSLTLGGGLHYYMGLSRMTMASTLNFLTLDSPIFSWPLIDNSDQFARQMGVFAKGKYGKFEYRMSLNKPFATDLAPANTLIPGNEVAVDNNGNPNWSKAGYFEYQFLDTESNLLPFKVGSYLGTKKVFNLGAGFYHQAEGTRTSLNSNIEKHDITLLSVDAFADIPLGEAKNKMAVSAYAGYFNYNFGPNYIRNLGTMNIAANDPNFVGQRALAGPGNLQPMIGTGNVVYAQAGLLLPSQAEKPKVRIQPFAAYTYKDFEAFDKPSSQFDVGANWFLDGHHAKITTQYSTRPVYTSPTENPKSKGEFIVQLQIYL from the coding sequence AGATAAATACGTCAGATTTATTCTCTGGGATCAGTTCTGGATCAGGAACACAAAAATGAACCCCGGAAGTATGGTTGGCGGCGAACCAACCGACAATACCTGGAACTTAGGAAACCGACGAGCACGTATTTTAGCCTACGCACAAATCACGAAGCGTTATATGATTGTCACCCACATCGGAATCAACAATCAGACTTTCATTAATGGTGGCGCAACAGGAACTACAGGAACTGGAGGTTACGGAAACGGTAAAAAACCTCAGCTTTTTTTTCATGATGCCTGGAATGAATATGCCGTTGTAATGCCGGGAGATGCAGGAAAATTCAGCTTAACATTAGGAGGCGGACTTCATTATTACATGGGACTTTCCCGTATGACGATGGCTTCGACACTGAACTTTCTGACTTTAGATTCACCGATTTTCAGCTGGCCGTTGATTGATAATTCTGATCAGTTTGCAAGACAAATGGGAGTTTTTGCAAAAGGTAAGTACGGAAAATTTGAATACCGAATGAGTTTAAACAAACCTTTCGCAACAGATTTAGCTCCAGCCAACACTTTAATTCCAGGAAATGAAGTTGCGGTTGATAACAACGGAAATCCGAACTGGTCAAAAGCAGGTTATTTTGAATATCAATTCTTAGATACAGAGTCTAATCTTCTTCCTTTCAAAGTGGGTTCTTATCTGGGAACCAAAAAAGTCTTCAACCTCGGTGCAGGTTTTTATCATCAGGCAGAAGGAACAAGAACATCACTTAATTCCAACATCGAAAAACACGACATTACCCTACTTTCGGTAGATGCTTTTGCCGATATTCCTTTGGGCGAAGCTAAAAATAAAATGGCTGTATCGGCTTATGCAGGTTATTTCAACTATAATTTTGGTCCAAATTACATCAGAAATTTAGGAACTATGAACATCGCAGCCAATGACCCTAATTTTGTCGGACAGAGAGCTTTAGCTGGCCCCGGAAACCTTCAGCCAATGATTGGAACCGGTAATGTCGTTTATGCTCAGGCTGGTTTATTACTACCAAGTCAGGCAGAAAAACCAAAAGTCAGAATTCAGCCTTTTGCGGCTTATACTTACAAAGATTTTGAAGCGTTTGATAAGCCATCTTCACAGTTTGATGTGGGAGCCAACTGGTTTCTGGATGGTCATCATGCAAAAATTACAACACAATATTCTACAAGACCTGTTTATACAAGTCCGACAGAAAACCCGAAATCTAAAGGGGAATTTATTGTACAACTCCAAATTTATTTATAA